One genomic segment of Osmia bicornis bicornis chromosome 16, iOsmBic2.1, whole genome shotgun sequence includes these proteins:
- the LOC114871508 gene encoding uncharacterized protein LOC114871508 isoform X3, translating into MGKVIRDKAASDSSEEEERKPTGEERKVRRKKKKCKKDLKELQRRLLKSKRNRPVTGKFWQSSFIKLLHRFADIREQYNQQTKIDGKSGKAGNLKKVSNRILPKPLVGIYRNGAAGKIIKKSQTKEPLNDINNARLQGNVYKLLNNCDSELEPITIENGTKGVSKDPLFDSAVKNILHPTPPGDKRLSPVLGKVDGKKQRPKIRCIENVNPPRVFNFLLKPKNKKSVDTEKLPDSAIKKYEELCSTVSAENFEGKNLPQFVTDPLIATKKKLRSMYAESFRSQYLGDTIKRGYVQDSDLGSVAVEKPDRQLRHRKDKRESLPESENIFVIPEKHFDLNGRKNEVPPNLLFDLSLLNQSSSGVENVEPESLNEMNNLKSNLTDITINNRDFYEGNYCKRDSDFNAAASMHVNKMERLKEKMESPFFIPKEAQLPNDLITTKHLKRKNQRVQTQFVKHGAKKHPGRGNLKVSHQVKNLKHIPAILRRCNNAANNNNRLNLFDPSMHINKKPQDMLLDVGPKQSALFSPETLDTESNRNSKKLETTAMFDPADVQTCVMASPSLLRDEVRFQSFREQPVDAKQQPQKLKTNDIFLERKNMNPSVQKTIMFTKKDSRNIGHCLYLNNLITDRSVDNSNVCVMRRSVSVDQEKSMKNPCPTRRNCQQCHRCSEGSDGSYYCSQESNPSQIQNAEVHQKPVVCEKVLLRRVQQHLHSNQKCHNDQHVCYVVVDPNSVQECSSDNVSCQKEKHRTVHPRHFYQDDVSDIGILKGVQNLQILPMEEHELQTNFTSNQCTGRNAVVIEEQPIKYLAVENNSRAQKIPIYMQSNKRVTSVDKVEVVNPNVGYRVVSCPQESSQKVIFVPTCEQSKAVYGKQENLASYDESPLARKVILCRPEFQSNLWYVKDPSNVCEVHVPKQNLMEVRNTKCDAVVNNLQGDKVKLSRRSTVNWDDLHYRSNHEYQHVNDGCVRNHTIFYKK; encoded by the exons ATGGGTAAAGTGATACGTGACAAAGCAGCCAGTGACAGTtccgaagaagaagaaagaaaaccTACTGGCGAAGAACGAAAAGTacgaaggaagaagaagaaatgtaAAAAGGATCTGAAAGAATTGCAACGGAGGCTATTAAAATCGAAAAGG AACCGTCCGGTGACGGGCAAATTTTGGCAGAGTAGTTTCATAAAGCTTTTACATCGTTTCGCAGACATACGAGAACAATAT AACCAGCAAACGAAGATTGATGGGAAATCGGGCAAGGcgggaaatttaaaaaaggtGTCCAACAGAATTCTACCAAAACCT ttAGTTGGCATATATAGGAATGGtgcagcaggtaaaataattaaaaaat CTCAAACTAAAGAGCCTTTAAACGATATAAACAATGCGCGCCTACAGGGGAATGTTTAtaaacttttaaataattgtgaTTCCGAATTAGA acCTATTACAATTGAAAATGGTACCAAGGGAGTTTCAAAAGATCCTTTATTTGATTCTgctgtaaaaaatattttacatccAACTCCTCCTGGTGATAAGAGATTAAGTCCTGTTTTGGGTAAAGTGGATGG AAAAAAGCAACGCCCAAAAATCAGATGCATAGAAAATGTGAATCCTCCAAGagtattcaattttcttctaaaacctaaaaataaaaagtcaGTTGATACTGAAAAATTGCCCGATTCTGCAATTAAAAAGTATGAAGAATTATGTAGTACTGTTTCTGCGGAGAATTTCGAGGGAAAGAATTTACCTCAATTCGTAACAG ACCCGTTAATAGCAACAAAGAAGAAACTGAGAAGCATGTACGCCGAATCGTTCCGTAGTCAATATTTAGGAGACACGATTAAACGTG GTTATGTTCAAGACTCGGACCTTGGATCTGTGGCCGTCGAGAAGCCAGATCGTCAATTACGTCACAGAAAGGACAAGAGGGAAAGCTTGCCAGAAAgtgaaaatatatttgtaattCCAGAGAAACATTTTGATTTGAATGGCAGGAAGAACGAGGTTCCTCCTAACCTATTATTCGATCTGTCCTTACTAAATCAATCAAGCTCAGGAGTCGAGAATGTTGAACCAGAGTCACTGAACGAAATGAACAATTTAAAGAGCAATTTGACGGATATAACTATAAATAATCGCGATTTTTACGAAGGAAATTATTGCAAGAGGGACAGCGATTTTAATGCTGCTGCTTCCATGCATGTAAACAAGATGGAAAGGTTAAAGGAGAAAATGGAATCCCCCTTTTTCATACCGAAAGAAGCACAGTTGCCAAATGATTTAATTACCACAAAACATTTAAAGCGTAAGAATCAACGCGTACAAACGCAGTTTGTGAAGCATGGAGCAAAGAAACACCCTGGAAGAGGGAACCTAAAAGTATCACATCAGGTGAAGAATTTGAAACACATTCCCGCTATACTGCGACGATGTAACAATGCTGCAAATAATAACAAtcgtttgaatttattcgaCCCGTCGATGCatattaataaaaagcctCAAGATATGCTGCTGGATGTGGGCCCAAAGCAGAGTGCCCTTTTCTCCCCAGAGACATTAGACACGGAATCGAATAGGAACAGCAAGAAACTGGAAACAACAGCAATGTTCGACCCCGCAGACGTGCAGACTTGTGTAATGGCATCACCGAGTCTGCTCAGAGACGAAGTACGTTTCCAGAGTTTCCGCGAGCAGCCAGTGGACGCCAAGCAACAGCCTCAAAAGTTGAAGACCAATGATATATTCCTGGAAAGGAAGAATATGAATCCTTCAGTACAGAAGACTATAATGTTCACGAAGAAGGATTCTCGTAACATAGGTCATTGTCTGTATCTGAACAATTTAATTACCGACCGAAGTGTCGACAACTCTAACGTCTGCGTGATGAGGAGGAGCGTTTCTGTGGACCAAGAGAAATCGATGAAGAATCCTTGCCCAACGCGCAGAAATTGTCAGCAGTGTCATCGTTGCTCGGAAGGTTCTGATGGCTCCTACTATTGCAGTCAGGAGTCGAATCCATCGCAGATACAAAACGCAGAGGTGCATCAGAAACCTGTCGTTTGCGAGAAGGTGTTGCTGAGAAGAGTCCAGCAGCATCTTCATTCCAATCAGAAGTGCCATAACGATCAGCACGTTTGTTACGTGGTTGTAGATCCCAATAGCGTCCAGGAATGCTCAAGTGATAATGTCTCTTGTCAAAAGGAGAAGCACAGGACCGTGCACCCTAGGCATTTTTATCAGGATGATGTATCCGACATTGGTATACTAAAGGGCGTGCAAAATCTACAGATATTGCCCATGGAGGAACACGAGTTGCAAACGAATTTTACCAGCAATCAGTGTACAGGAAGGAATGCCGTGGTAATCGAAGAGCAGCCAATCAAGTACTTGGCTGTTGAGAACAATTCCAGGGCACAAAAGATACCTATATACATGCAGAGCAACAAACGTGTTACCTCTGTCGATAAGGTAGAGGTAGTCAATCCCAATGTTGGATACCGCGTGGTATCCTGTCCTCAGGAATCCTCACAAAAGGTCATATTTGTACCCACGTGCGagcagagtaaggcagtaTACGGTAAACAAGAAAATTTGGCTTCTTACGATGAATCTCCTCTGGCAAGGAAAGTGATCTTGTGTCGACCGGAATTTCAGTCGAATCTATGGTACGTAAAAGACCCTTCGAACGTGTGCGAGGTTCACGTTCCAAAACAAAACCTCATGGAAGTAAGAAACACCAAGTGTGATGCAGTTGTGAACAATTTGCAAGGGGACAAAGTTAAACTGTCCAGACGAAGTACAGTCAATTGGGACGATCTGCATTATCGATCGAATCACG aATATCAACACGTGAACGACGGCTGCGTTAGAAATCACACAATTTTCTATAAGAAGTGA
- the LOC114871508 gene encoding uncharacterized protein LOC114871508 isoform X1, which produces MGKVIRDKAASDSSEEEERKPTGEERKVRRKKKKCKKDLKELQRRLLKSKRNRPVTGKFWQSSFIKLLHRFADIREQYNQQTKIDGKSGKAGNLKKVSNRILPKPLVGIYRNGAAGKIIKKSQTKEPLNDINNARLQGNVYKLLNNCDSELEPITIENGTKGVSKDPLFDSAVKNILHPTPPGDKRLSPVLGKVDGKKQRPKIRCIENVNPPRVFNFLLKPKNKKSVDTEKLPDSAIKKYEELCSTVSAENFEGKNLPQFVTDPLIATKKKLRSMYAESFRSQYLGDTIKRGTVLNETIASSSKDNPSDVEYCPLGYVQDSDLGSVAVEKPDRQLRHRKDKRESLPESENIFVIPEKHFDLNGRKNEVPPNLLFDLSLLNQSSSGVENVEPESLNEMNNLKSNLTDITINNRDFYEGNYCKRDSDFNAAASMHVNKMERLKEKMESPFFIPKEAQLPNDLITTKHLKRKNQRVQTQFVKHGAKKHPGRGNLKVSHQVKNLKHIPAILRRCNNAANNNNRLNLFDPSMHINKKPQDMLLDVGPKQSALFSPETLDTESNRNSKKLETTAMFDPADVQTCVMASPSLLRDEVRFQSFREQPVDAKQQPQKLKTNDIFLERKNMNPSVQKTIMFTKKDSRNIGHCLYLNNLITDRSVDNSNVCVMRRSVSVDQEKSMKNPCPTRRNCQQCHRCSEGSDGSYYCSQESNPSQIQNAEVHQKPVVCEKVLLRRVQQHLHSNQKCHNDQHVCYVVVDPNSVQECSSDNVSCQKEKHRTVHPRHFYQDDVSDIGILKGVQNLQILPMEEHELQTNFTSNQCTGRNAVVIEEQPIKYLAVENNSRAQKIPIYMQSNKRVTSVDKVEVVNPNVGYRVVSCPQESSQKVIFVPTCEQSKAVYGKQENLASYDESPLARKVILCRPEFQSNLWYVKDPSNVCEVHVPKQNLMEVRNTKCDAVVNNLQGDKVKLSRRSTVNWDDLHYRSNHEYQHVNDGCVRNHTIFYKK; this is translated from the exons ATGGGTAAAGTGATACGTGACAAAGCAGCCAGTGACAGTtccgaagaagaagaaagaaaaccTACTGGCGAAGAACGAAAAGTacgaaggaagaagaagaaatgtaAAAAGGATCTGAAAGAATTGCAACGGAGGCTATTAAAATCGAAAAGG AACCGTCCGGTGACGGGCAAATTTTGGCAGAGTAGTTTCATAAAGCTTTTACATCGTTTCGCAGACATACGAGAACAATAT AACCAGCAAACGAAGATTGATGGGAAATCGGGCAAGGcgggaaatttaaaaaaggtGTCCAACAGAATTCTACCAAAACCT ttAGTTGGCATATATAGGAATGGtgcagcaggtaaaataattaaaaaat CTCAAACTAAAGAGCCTTTAAACGATATAAACAATGCGCGCCTACAGGGGAATGTTTAtaaacttttaaataattgtgaTTCCGAATTAGA acCTATTACAATTGAAAATGGTACCAAGGGAGTTTCAAAAGATCCTTTATTTGATTCTgctgtaaaaaatattttacatccAACTCCTCCTGGTGATAAGAGATTAAGTCCTGTTTTGGGTAAAGTGGATGG AAAAAAGCAACGCCCAAAAATCAGATGCATAGAAAATGTGAATCCTCCAAGagtattcaattttcttctaaaacctaaaaataaaaagtcaGTTGATACTGAAAAATTGCCCGATTCTGCAATTAAAAAGTATGAAGAATTATGTAGTACTGTTTCTGCGGAGAATTTCGAGGGAAAGAATTTACCTCAATTCGTAACAG ACCCGTTAATAGCAACAAAGAAGAAACTGAGAAGCATGTACGCCGAATCGTTCCGTAGTCAATATTTAGGAGACACGATTAAACGTGGTACAgttttaaacgaaacaatagCCTCTTCTAGTAAAGATAACCCATCGGACGTTGAATATTGCCCTTTAGGTTATGTTCAAGACTCGGACCTTGGATCTGTGGCCGTCGAGAAGCCAGATCGTCAATTACGTCACAGAAAGGACAAGAGGGAAAGCTTGCCAGAAAgtgaaaatatatttgtaattCCAGAGAAACATTTTGATTTGAATGGCAGGAAGAACGAGGTTCCTCCTAACCTATTATTCGATCTGTCCTTACTAAATCAATCAAGCTCAGGAGTCGAGAATGTTGAACCAGAGTCACTGAACGAAATGAACAATTTAAAGAGCAATTTGACGGATATAACTATAAATAATCGCGATTTTTACGAAGGAAATTATTGCAAGAGGGACAGCGATTTTAATGCTGCTGCTTCCATGCATGTAAACAAGATGGAAAGGTTAAAGGAGAAAATGGAATCCCCCTTTTTCATACCGAAAGAAGCACAGTTGCCAAATGATTTAATTACCACAAAACATTTAAAGCGTAAGAATCAACGCGTACAAACGCAGTTTGTGAAGCATGGAGCAAAGAAACACCCTGGAAGAGGGAACCTAAAAGTATCACATCAGGTGAAGAATTTGAAACACATTCCCGCTATACTGCGACGATGTAACAATGCTGCAAATAATAACAAtcgtttgaatttattcgaCCCGTCGATGCatattaataaaaagcctCAAGATATGCTGCTGGATGTGGGCCCAAAGCAGAGTGCCCTTTTCTCCCCAGAGACATTAGACACGGAATCGAATAGGAACAGCAAGAAACTGGAAACAACAGCAATGTTCGACCCCGCAGACGTGCAGACTTGTGTAATGGCATCACCGAGTCTGCTCAGAGACGAAGTACGTTTCCAGAGTTTCCGCGAGCAGCCAGTGGACGCCAAGCAACAGCCTCAAAAGTTGAAGACCAATGATATATTCCTGGAAAGGAAGAATATGAATCCTTCAGTACAGAAGACTATAATGTTCACGAAGAAGGATTCTCGTAACATAGGTCATTGTCTGTATCTGAACAATTTAATTACCGACCGAAGTGTCGACAACTCTAACGTCTGCGTGATGAGGAGGAGCGTTTCTGTGGACCAAGAGAAATCGATGAAGAATCCTTGCCCAACGCGCAGAAATTGTCAGCAGTGTCATCGTTGCTCGGAAGGTTCTGATGGCTCCTACTATTGCAGTCAGGAGTCGAATCCATCGCAGATACAAAACGCAGAGGTGCATCAGAAACCTGTCGTTTGCGAGAAGGTGTTGCTGAGAAGAGTCCAGCAGCATCTTCATTCCAATCAGAAGTGCCATAACGATCAGCACGTTTGTTACGTGGTTGTAGATCCCAATAGCGTCCAGGAATGCTCAAGTGATAATGTCTCTTGTCAAAAGGAGAAGCACAGGACCGTGCACCCTAGGCATTTTTATCAGGATGATGTATCCGACATTGGTATACTAAAGGGCGTGCAAAATCTACAGATATTGCCCATGGAGGAACACGAGTTGCAAACGAATTTTACCAGCAATCAGTGTACAGGAAGGAATGCCGTGGTAATCGAAGAGCAGCCAATCAAGTACTTGGCTGTTGAGAACAATTCCAGGGCACAAAAGATACCTATATACATGCAGAGCAACAAACGTGTTACCTCTGTCGATAAGGTAGAGGTAGTCAATCCCAATGTTGGATACCGCGTGGTATCCTGTCCTCAGGAATCCTCACAAAAGGTCATATTTGTACCCACGTGCGagcagagtaaggcagtaTACGGTAAACAAGAAAATTTGGCTTCTTACGATGAATCTCCTCTGGCAAGGAAAGTGATCTTGTGTCGACCGGAATTTCAGTCGAATCTATGGTACGTAAAAGACCCTTCGAACGTGTGCGAGGTTCACGTTCCAAAACAAAACCTCATGGAAGTAAGAAACACCAAGTGTGATGCAGTTGTGAACAATTTGCAAGGGGACAAAGTTAAACTGTCCAGACGAAGTACAGTCAATTGGGACGATCTGCATTATCGATCGAATCACG aATATCAACACGTGAACGACGGCTGCGTTAGAAATCACACAATTTTCTATAAGAAGTGA
- the LOC114871508 gene encoding uncharacterized protein LOC114871508 isoform X4, giving the protein MGKVIRDKAASDSSEEEERKPTGEERKVRRKKKKCKKDLKELQRRLLKSKRNQQTKIDGKSGKAGNLKKVSNRILPKPLVGIYRNGAAGKIIKKSQTKEPLNDINNARLQGNVYKLLNNCDSELEPITIENGTKGVSKDPLFDSAVKNILHPTPPGDKRLSPVLGKVDGKKQRPKIRCIENVNPPRVFNFLLKPKNKKSVDTEKLPDSAIKKYEELCSTVSAENFEGKNLPQFVTDPLIATKKKLRSMYAESFRSQYLGDTIKRGTVLNETIASSSKDNPSDVEYCPLGYVQDSDLGSVAVEKPDRQLRHRKDKRESLPESENIFVIPEKHFDLNGRKNEVPPNLLFDLSLLNQSSSGVENVEPESLNEMNNLKSNLTDITINNRDFYEGNYCKRDSDFNAAASMHVNKMERLKEKMESPFFIPKEAQLPNDLITTKHLKRKNQRVQTQFVKHGAKKHPGRGNLKVSHQVKNLKHIPAILRRCNNAANNNNRLNLFDPSMHINKKPQDMLLDVGPKQSALFSPETLDTESNRNSKKLETTAMFDPADVQTCVMASPSLLRDEVRFQSFREQPVDAKQQPQKLKTNDIFLERKNMNPSVQKTIMFTKKDSRNIGHCLYLNNLITDRSVDNSNVCVMRRSVSVDQEKSMKNPCPTRRNCQQCHRCSEGSDGSYYCSQESNPSQIQNAEVHQKPVVCEKVLLRRVQQHLHSNQKCHNDQHVCYVVVDPNSVQECSSDNVSCQKEKHRTVHPRHFYQDDVSDIGILKGVQNLQILPMEEHELQTNFTSNQCTGRNAVVIEEQPIKYLAVENNSRAQKIPIYMQSNKRVTSVDKVEVVNPNVGYRVVSCPQESSQKVIFVPTCEQSKAVYGKQENLASYDESPLARKVILCRPEFQSNLWYVKDPSNVCEVHVPKQNLMEVRNTKCDAVVNNLQGDKVKLSRRSTVNWDDLHYRSNHEYQHVNDGCVRNHTIFYKK; this is encoded by the exons ATGGGTAAAGTGATACGTGACAAAGCAGCCAGTGACAGTtccgaagaagaagaaagaaaaccTACTGGCGAAGAACGAAAAGTacgaaggaagaagaagaaatgtaAAAAGGATCTGAAAGAATTGCAACGGAGGCTATTAAAATCGAAAAGG AACCAGCAAACGAAGATTGATGGGAAATCGGGCAAGGcgggaaatttaaaaaaggtGTCCAACAGAATTCTACCAAAACCT ttAGTTGGCATATATAGGAATGGtgcagcaggtaaaataattaaaaaat CTCAAACTAAAGAGCCTTTAAACGATATAAACAATGCGCGCCTACAGGGGAATGTTTAtaaacttttaaataattgtgaTTCCGAATTAGA acCTATTACAATTGAAAATGGTACCAAGGGAGTTTCAAAAGATCCTTTATTTGATTCTgctgtaaaaaatattttacatccAACTCCTCCTGGTGATAAGAGATTAAGTCCTGTTTTGGGTAAAGTGGATGG AAAAAAGCAACGCCCAAAAATCAGATGCATAGAAAATGTGAATCCTCCAAGagtattcaattttcttctaaaacctaaaaataaaaagtcaGTTGATACTGAAAAATTGCCCGATTCTGCAATTAAAAAGTATGAAGAATTATGTAGTACTGTTTCTGCGGAGAATTTCGAGGGAAAGAATTTACCTCAATTCGTAACAG ACCCGTTAATAGCAACAAAGAAGAAACTGAGAAGCATGTACGCCGAATCGTTCCGTAGTCAATATTTAGGAGACACGATTAAACGTGGTACAgttttaaacgaaacaatagCCTCTTCTAGTAAAGATAACCCATCGGACGTTGAATATTGCCCTTTAGGTTATGTTCAAGACTCGGACCTTGGATCTGTGGCCGTCGAGAAGCCAGATCGTCAATTACGTCACAGAAAGGACAAGAGGGAAAGCTTGCCAGAAAgtgaaaatatatttgtaattCCAGAGAAACATTTTGATTTGAATGGCAGGAAGAACGAGGTTCCTCCTAACCTATTATTCGATCTGTCCTTACTAAATCAATCAAGCTCAGGAGTCGAGAATGTTGAACCAGAGTCACTGAACGAAATGAACAATTTAAAGAGCAATTTGACGGATATAACTATAAATAATCGCGATTTTTACGAAGGAAATTATTGCAAGAGGGACAGCGATTTTAATGCTGCTGCTTCCATGCATGTAAACAAGATGGAAAGGTTAAAGGAGAAAATGGAATCCCCCTTTTTCATACCGAAAGAAGCACAGTTGCCAAATGATTTAATTACCACAAAACATTTAAAGCGTAAGAATCAACGCGTACAAACGCAGTTTGTGAAGCATGGAGCAAAGAAACACCCTGGAAGAGGGAACCTAAAAGTATCACATCAGGTGAAGAATTTGAAACACATTCCCGCTATACTGCGACGATGTAACAATGCTGCAAATAATAACAAtcgtttgaatttattcgaCCCGTCGATGCatattaataaaaagcctCAAGATATGCTGCTGGATGTGGGCCCAAAGCAGAGTGCCCTTTTCTCCCCAGAGACATTAGACACGGAATCGAATAGGAACAGCAAGAAACTGGAAACAACAGCAATGTTCGACCCCGCAGACGTGCAGACTTGTGTAATGGCATCACCGAGTCTGCTCAGAGACGAAGTACGTTTCCAGAGTTTCCGCGAGCAGCCAGTGGACGCCAAGCAACAGCCTCAAAAGTTGAAGACCAATGATATATTCCTGGAAAGGAAGAATATGAATCCTTCAGTACAGAAGACTATAATGTTCACGAAGAAGGATTCTCGTAACATAGGTCATTGTCTGTATCTGAACAATTTAATTACCGACCGAAGTGTCGACAACTCTAACGTCTGCGTGATGAGGAGGAGCGTTTCTGTGGACCAAGAGAAATCGATGAAGAATCCTTGCCCAACGCGCAGAAATTGTCAGCAGTGTCATCGTTGCTCGGAAGGTTCTGATGGCTCCTACTATTGCAGTCAGGAGTCGAATCCATCGCAGATACAAAACGCAGAGGTGCATCAGAAACCTGTCGTTTGCGAGAAGGTGTTGCTGAGAAGAGTCCAGCAGCATCTTCATTCCAATCAGAAGTGCCATAACGATCAGCACGTTTGTTACGTGGTTGTAGATCCCAATAGCGTCCAGGAATGCTCAAGTGATAATGTCTCTTGTCAAAAGGAGAAGCACAGGACCGTGCACCCTAGGCATTTTTATCAGGATGATGTATCCGACATTGGTATACTAAAGGGCGTGCAAAATCTACAGATATTGCCCATGGAGGAACACGAGTTGCAAACGAATTTTACCAGCAATCAGTGTACAGGAAGGAATGCCGTGGTAATCGAAGAGCAGCCAATCAAGTACTTGGCTGTTGAGAACAATTCCAGGGCACAAAAGATACCTATATACATGCAGAGCAACAAACGTGTTACCTCTGTCGATAAGGTAGAGGTAGTCAATCCCAATGTTGGATACCGCGTGGTATCCTGTCCTCAGGAATCCTCACAAAAGGTCATATTTGTACCCACGTGCGagcagagtaaggcagtaTACGGTAAACAAGAAAATTTGGCTTCTTACGATGAATCTCCTCTGGCAAGGAAAGTGATCTTGTGTCGACCGGAATTTCAGTCGAATCTATGGTACGTAAAAGACCCTTCGAACGTGTGCGAGGTTCACGTTCCAAAACAAAACCTCATGGAAGTAAGAAACACCAAGTGTGATGCAGTTGTGAACAATTTGCAAGGGGACAAAGTTAAACTGTCCAGACGAAGTACAGTCAATTGGGACGATCTGCATTATCGATCGAATCACG aATATCAACACGTGAACGACGGCTGCGTTAGAAATCACACAATTTTCTATAAGAAGTGA